A section of the Candidatus Thermodiscus eudorianus genome encodes:
- a CDS encoding GNAT family N-acetyltransferase has protein sequence MYEPALYIRKPLESDADSLAQLIKRFYLFNEEFDPAWATVENIDEATAEVAKKYIEGDGLTLVAVCDNELIGYLRAEIRENPVLATGKIGVITELYVIPSKRGRGIASRLVDEARNRFAEMGITHVAAEFPAKNFVAEAFYKKLKFREYSSVYLREV, from the coding sequence GTGTACGAGCCCGCACTCTATATACGGAAGCCTCTTGAGTCCGACGCCGACTCCCTAGCCCAGCTGATCAAGAGATTCTACCTTTTCAACGAGGAGTTCGACCCGGCCTGGGCGACCGTCGAGAACATAGACGAGGCCACGGCAGAAGTCGCCAAGAAGTACATCGAGGGAGACGGACTCACGCTAGTCGCAGTATGCGACAACGAACTCATCGGATACCTACGCGCCGAGATCAGGGAGAACCCGGTTCTAGCTACGGGGAAGATCGGAGTGATAACGGAGCTTTACGTTATCCCATCCAAGAGGGGTAGAGGCATAGCTTCAAGGCTGGTGGACGAGGCCAGGAATAGGTTCGCCGAGATGGGGATAACCCATGTAGCGGCCGAGTTCCCCGCTAAGAACTTCGTGGCCGAGGCCTTCTACAAGAAGCTGAAGTTTAGAGAGTACTCTAGTGTGTATCTGAGGGAGGTGTAG
- a CDS encoding NADP-dependent malic enzyme: MSEKKESIDWYSLSVNLHKFYGGKIEIIPKVPVRRIKDFAIWYTPGVAEPSRRISKDPDESFELTSRWNTIAVVSDGTRVLGLGKVGPEAAYPVMEGKALIFKFLGGVDAVPLVHRNRDPEKFLELLEAVEPSYGGINLEDIESPKCFYILEEARKRLEIPVWHDDQQGTAAVTLAGLINAFYLVGKDIRKSRIVLFGAGAANIALYRLLKLYGVPPENIMVLDSKGVLHPDRTDIDKLMINHPWKYRIAIETKGGGLPPGAPIDKAMEGADAIVAASKPGPGVIKKEWVAKMAKDAIVFAEANPVPEIWPWEAKEAGARIVATGRSDFPNQVNNSLVFPAVFRGVLDVRAKTVTDEMAIAAAEELAKYAREKGIHEDYILPTMEEWEVYPREAAAVAVKAVELGVARRTTTYKEELERAQIIISTARKKYQLLWEDGYIPKPPVDYE; this comes from the coding sequence TTGAGCGAGAAGAAAGAGTCCATAGACTGGTACTCCCTAAGCGTCAACCTACATAAATTCTACGGGGGGAAGATAGAGATCATACCGAAAGTCCCAGTCAGGAGGATCAAGGACTTCGCCATATGGTACACGCCCGGCGTGGCAGAGCCCTCAAGAAGGATCAGCAAGGACCCCGACGAGAGCTTCGAGCTGACCAGCAGGTGGAACACGATAGCAGTAGTGAGCGACGGCACCAGGGTGCTTGGACTCGGGAAGGTAGGGCCGGAGGCCGCATATCCAGTCATGGAGGGAAAGGCCCTCATATTCAAGTTCCTAGGCGGGGTAGACGCCGTACCCCTAGTACACAGGAATAGGGACCCCGAGAAGTTCCTCGAACTGCTCGAAGCCGTCGAGCCTTCCTACGGGGGCATAAACCTCGAAGACATAGAGAGCCCCAAGTGCTTCTACATACTAGAGGAGGCCAGGAAGAGGCTTGAGATCCCCGTATGGCACGACGACCAGCAGGGAACCGCGGCAGTGACCCTGGCTGGCTTGATAAATGCCTTCTACCTGGTCGGCAAGGATATACGGAAGTCCAGGATCGTGCTCTTCGGCGCTGGAGCGGCTAACATAGCCCTCTACAGACTCCTGAAGCTCTACGGCGTGCCGCCAGAGAACATTATGGTGCTCGATAGCAAGGGCGTACTGCACCCCGACAGGACCGATATAGACAAGCTCATGATAAACCACCCGTGGAAGTACAGGATAGCCATAGAGACTAAGGGAGGAGGCTTACCCCCCGGAGCGCCGATAGACAAAGCCATGGAGGGAGCCGACGCCATAGTAGCGGCGAGCAAGCCGGGGCCCGGAGTTATCAAGAAGGAGTGGGTTGCTAAGATGGCTAAGGACGCCATTGTATTCGCAGAGGCGAACCCCGTCCCGGAGATATGGCCGTGGGAGGCCAAGGAGGCCGGGGCAAGGATAGTGGCGACTGGAAGGAGTGACTTCCCCAACCAAGTCAACAACAGCCTAGTATTCCCAGCGGTCTTCAGAGGCGTGCTCGACGTCAGGGCGAAGACGGTTACGGACGAGATGGCGATCGCAGCGGCGGAGGAGTTAGCTAAGTATGCGAGGGAGAAGGGAATCCACGAGGACTACATACTGCCCACAATGGAGGAGTGGGAGGTATACCCCAGGGAGGCTGCTGCTGTCGCCGTGAAGGCCGTCGAGCTTGGAGTGGCTAGGAGGACCACGACTTACAAGGAGGAGCTGGAGAGGGCTCAGATAATAATATCAACTGCGAGGAAGAAGTATCAGTTACTGTGGGAGGACGGCTACATACCGAAGCCTCCTGTAGACTACGAGTAG
- a CDS encoding long-chain fatty acid--CoA ligase, giving the protein MSLPEKVPVRPGYEVTLDWIYKRALQLFPDMEIVYRTKKGVERYSFSDAADRIAKLASALSSLGVGKLDRVATLDWNTHWHYEAYFAVPMMGAVLHPINIRLAPAEIAYVMSQAEDKVVITNSDFLKLVEVIAPKVPSLEAIIVVDSDSAPEKVAGLPAYHYEDFIREHSSSFEWPQLSEDQPAAMGYTSGTTGLPKGAYHSHKAMVLHAMSGALHLATISKDFRLSSQNTILHIVPMFHVYSWGLPYIATLLGMKQVYPNKLEPEVLLKLIADEKVDFTAGVPTILYMLLAHPASEKYDLSGLTFVNGGSALPRGLAELALKRGMRVFVGYGMTETAPILTLASPPAKTGIDFKSPNYLDYALRTGWPIPLIDLQVVDPEMKPVPKDGKTMGEIVVRGPWITPEYYKNPEKTEAAWRGGWFHTGDIAVWYPDGSIVIVDRDKDVIKSGGEWISSVRLEDAISRHECVAQVAVIAAKHPKWQERPVALVVPKPGCEDKISTESINEFLMKNFVETGQIPKWWLPDKVLVVEDLPKTSVGKINKRALREKYANILLEEA; this is encoded by the coding sequence GTGTCCCTCCCAGAGAAAGTCCCAGTGAGGCCTGGCTATGAAGTAACCCTGGACTGGATCTACAAGAGAGCGCTCCAACTGTTTCCAGACATGGAGATAGTGTACAGGACTAAGAAGGGCGTAGAGAGGTACAGTTTCAGCGACGCGGCCGATAGGATCGCTAAGCTGGCATCTGCCCTGTCGAGCCTCGGGGTAGGCAAGCTAGACAGGGTTGCGACCCTAGACTGGAACACCCACTGGCACTACGAGGCGTACTTCGCTGTGCCCATGATGGGGGCTGTGCTACACCCGATCAACATCAGGCTGGCGCCCGCGGAGATCGCATACGTAATGTCGCAGGCGGAGGACAAGGTCGTGATAACGAACTCGGATTTCCTAAAGCTGGTCGAGGTCATAGCACCCAAGGTGCCTAGCCTGGAGGCGATCATCGTTGTCGACTCGGATTCCGCGCCGGAGAAGGTGGCAGGGCTCCCTGCCTACCACTATGAGGACTTCATAAGAGAGCACTCCAGCAGCTTCGAGTGGCCCCAGCTGAGTGAGGACCAGCCGGCCGCCATGGGATACACGAGTGGCACTACCGGGTTGCCGAAAGGCGCGTACCATAGCCATAAGGCCATGGTCCTCCACGCTATGAGCGGCGCTCTACACCTTGCTACTATCTCGAAGGACTTCAGGCTGTCGAGCCAGAACACGATACTACACATAGTGCCTATGTTCCACGTATACTCCTGGGGCCTACCCTACATCGCAACACTACTCGGGATGAAGCAAGTGTACCCCAACAAGCTGGAGCCCGAAGTACTCCTCAAACTGATAGCCGACGAGAAAGTCGACTTTACAGCGGGCGTGCCCACCATACTCTACATGCTACTGGCACACCCGGCCAGCGAGAAGTACGACCTCAGCGGTCTGACCTTCGTAAACGGCGGGTCAGCGCTCCCAAGGGGTCTAGCCGAGCTGGCCCTGAAGAGGGGTATGAGGGTCTTCGTGGGCTACGGCATGACCGAGACAGCGCCTATACTAACGCTCGCATCCCCGCCAGCCAAGACCGGGATAGACTTCAAGAGCCCCAACTACCTCGACTACGCCCTCAGGACCGGATGGCCGATACCACTCATAGACCTCCAAGTGGTCGACCCGGAGATGAAGCCGGTCCCCAAGGACGGCAAGACCATGGGCGAGATAGTGGTGAGAGGGCCCTGGATAACGCCAGAGTACTACAAGAACCCCGAGAAGACGGAGGCCGCCTGGAGGGGAGGATGGTTCCACACGGGCGACATCGCCGTATGGTATCCCGACGGCAGCATAGTAATCGTAGACAGGGACAAAGACGTGATCAAGAGCGGTGGCGAGTGGATAAGCAGCGTGAGGCTGGAAGACGCTATAAGCAGGCACGAGTGCGTAGCCCAGGTAGCCGTGATAGCAGCGAAACACCCCAAGTGGCAGGAGAGGCCAGTGGCACTGGTGGTGCCAAAGCCCGGGTGCGAGGACAAGATAAGCACAGAGTCTATCAACGAGTTCCTCATGAAGAACTTCGTGGAGACGGGCCAGATACCGAAATGGTGGCTCCCCGACAAGGTCCTGGTTGTGGAGGACCTGCCGAAGACCAGCGTGGGCAAGATAAATAAGAGGGCGCTGAGGGAGAAATACGCCAATATACTACTTGAGGAGGCCTAG
- a CDS encoding MFS transporter, with amino-acid sequence MERAAASKRMLTVFLLLSLVSFFADLTYEGARSISGPYLSGLGASLIIVGSLSIGEAISYLARLIAGLLSYRYASPRFYWGMVFAGYIVNLTAVPLLALAGEWEIAFTLYIVERIGKGLRAPTRDAILSEVGSRLGAGKLFGVHELLDQAGAITGALFMAASLESRGVSSAFILLGIPAAMAILLLSFSYTLYPNPRVAAKPQAGFRDTVARSVKLSIPLVLSIAPFVHWATAGSLLSARESMADIALAYALAMAVDALSAIPLGVLYDMVGPRSLIVLPIASVLATLSLLAMHLMLFAALWGLAMAGYETIAKAYIASRTGLGERGIVYGVVYALVGAGWTLGNVFIASII; translated from the coding sequence TTGGAGAGAGCAGCCGCCTCGAAGAGGATGCTGACGGTCTTCCTGCTATTGTCACTCGTATCCTTCTTCGCCGACCTAACCTACGAGGGGGCTAGGAGCATCTCGGGGCCCTACCTCTCAGGACTCGGCGCGTCGCTAATTATAGTGGGGAGCCTTTCCATAGGAGAGGCAATATCATACCTTGCCAGGCTTATTGCTGGGCTACTCTCCTATAGATACGCGTCGCCTAGATTCTACTGGGGCATGGTGTTCGCCGGGTACATAGTCAATCTCACGGCGGTACCGCTACTCGCATTAGCTGGGGAATGGGAGATAGCATTCACGCTCTATATCGTTGAGAGAATCGGCAAGGGACTGAGGGCTCCGACCAGGGACGCTATCCTATCCGAGGTAGGCTCCCGGCTCGGGGCAGGCAAGCTATTCGGAGTCCATGAGCTCCTGGACCAGGCCGGCGCGATCACCGGGGCACTCTTCATGGCGGCATCCCTAGAGAGCCGAGGAGTTAGCTCGGCCTTCATCCTGCTCGGGATCCCGGCCGCGATGGCAATCCTACTCCTCTCATTCTCCTATACGCTCTATCCAAACCCCCGAGTTGCGGCCAAGCCCCAGGCCGGGTTTAGGGATACAGTGGCCCGTAGCGTTAAGCTATCGATCCCCCTGGTATTGTCGATCGCACCCTTTGTGCATTGGGCGACGGCGGGCTCTCTGTTGTCTGCTAGAGAGTCTATGGCCGATATAGCGCTTGCGTACGCGCTGGCCATGGCTGTTGACGCCTTGTCGGCTATACCCTTGGGCGTGTTATATGATATGGTTGGGCCCCGGTCCCTCATTGTACTGCCTATCGCGTCGGTATTAGCTACTCTCTCGCTGCTGGCCATGCATCTGATGCTCTTCGCGGCCTTGTGGGGCTTGGCGATGGCTGGCTATGAGACTATCGCTAAGGCCTATATCGCCTCCAGGACGGGTCTGGGCGAGAGGGGGATCGTCTACGGGGTCGTCTATGCGCTAGTCGGTGCTGGGTGGACTCTGGGTAACGTTTTTATCGCGTCTATAATATAA
- a CDS encoding PAC2 family protein, translating to MRNVLEEEINGFQYIVYGDVRDIEYLVLGLPDVGLVGAIAGLHLIRELEMADVAGIDSYSALPPVVVINRGEPKYPVRIYKGKGIGVVVTDVPIALPAIPLFAQSIVQFSRLMGVKMLISVTGMGSPKRIEKEKPELYTLAVGRGAEIEAGRVGGKKVENGILVGPYALILKESARKNMDNIVFMVESFADLPDPEAAAVAVEAISKVTGVEVGVSRLLEEAEKLKLRLKELMKETSSMMAKMGKGYEYRPPLIYT from the coding sequence ATGAGGAACGTTTTGGAGGAGGAGATAAACGGGTTCCAGTACATAGTGTACGGCGACGTACGGGATATAGAGTACCTAGTCCTGGGGCTGCCCGACGTGGGCCTAGTAGGGGCTATTGCGGGCCTGCACCTGATCAGGGAGCTGGAGATGGCAGACGTCGCCGGGATAGATAGCTACTCCGCGCTACCGCCCGTTGTCGTCATAAACCGCGGCGAGCCCAAGTACCCCGTGAGGATTTACAAGGGCAAGGGAATAGGCGTTGTCGTCACAGACGTCCCCATCGCGCTCCCGGCGATCCCCCTATTCGCGCAGTCAATAGTGCAGTTCTCTAGGCTAATGGGAGTCAAGATGCTTATCAGCGTCACGGGAATGGGGTCTCCTAAGAGGATTGAGAAGGAGAAGCCCGAGCTATACACGCTAGCAGTCGGCAGGGGAGCCGAGATAGAGGCTGGCAGGGTAGGGGGTAAGAAGGTGGAGAACGGCATACTGGTAGGGCCCTATGCCCTCATACTGAAGGAGTCTGCGAGGAAGAACATGGATAACATAGTATTCATGGTCGAGTCCTTCGCAGATCTCCCCGATCCGGAGGCTGCTGCCGTGGCGGTTGAGGCTATATCGAAGGTGACGGGAGTCGAAGTGGGGGTCTCAAGGCTATTGGAGGAGGCTGAGAAGCTGAAGCTACGCCTCAAGGAGTTGATGAAGGAGACCAGTAGCATGATGGCTAAGATGGGTAAGGGCTATGAGTACAGGCCGCCACTAATCTACACCTAG
- a CDS encoding Hsp20 family protein, whose amino-acid sequence MTGDVVDEFFSDVERALRRMRRLQREIESYFSRLFEGVEDLYEDRLRRLASDVEEPLVEIRDVGDEVVVIVDTSGMKDETIDIKVTNDSIIVSGAVDERKIQEALQGWYLAHRKKEFRGVYKLGYTIDPSTVRVEKRGSVLVIRAKKTPPRLTP is encoded by the coding sequence ATGACCGGTGACGTGGTCGACGAGTTCTTCAGCGACGTGGAGCGAGCGCTGAGGAGGATGAGGAGGCTCCAGAGGGAGATAGAGTCTTACTTCTCAAGGCTGTTCGAAGGCGTGGAGGACTTATACGAGGATAGATTGAGGAGGCTGGCCTCCGACGTCGAGGAACCACTAGTCGAAATACGCGATGTCGGGGACGAGGTTGTAGTAATTGTTGACACGTCTGGCATGAAGGACGAGACGATCGACATAAAGGTGACAAACGACTCCATAATAGTATCCGGGGCCGTCGACGAACGCAAAATACAAGAGGCGCTACAGGGATGGTACCTGGCCCACAGAAAGAAGGAGTTCAGAGGCGTCTACAAGCTGGGATACACGATAGACCCCTCGACCGTCAGGGTCGAGAAAAGGGGGAGCGTACTAGTTATACGGGCTAAGAAGACTCCTCCCCGCTTGACTCCTTGA
- a CDS encoding 4Fe-4S dicluster domain-containing protein → MAGEIIIEHFAMVEDLEPIVYIVSTITVIVLLYSLWEAYKRWTFGGERIEYGPIGLRIKNLLKYAIFQWKVVRHRFPGLIHLLIYGGMLWLLIATSLRAIDLHVHRFLVGNIWIVYKLLNNIAGVMVVVGSILAMIRRALGLTPNLPKDPVYYIVHILFIIIVVTGFFLDGMSAAYYRQSYEKAWFDPVGYLIYKWATTLTLGELKSIYRPLWLFHFLIAQFSLAIIPFTNLWHIAAATLNVTLSRKEPAAMAIRAFHDIDERIEQEKPIGIVKLKDTTWKQRMDYDACTSCMRCTNACPAYASGKILSPRDIITRMRDLMYNGAWDENVWSEEDGETASVKINPEAVWSCVTCGACVNECPVLIHHVDTIIDVRRGMMSSGSEQIPEDALNALYSMQQTGNPFGYNPVDREEWIQELSERYGEDIIAEPGEEYDYLYWIGCVASYDPRIRPVAEQTIRLLKKAGYRVAVLMEEGCCGEPARRMGEEALFVEIMKMNLENLSQYKFKKLLVHCPHGYHVFKNEYKKYLDYIRNNEETKDYADFLEKLEVEHHSVVLARLLKEGKIKPEKEVEINVTFHDPCYLGRWNGHYDEPRSVLQSIKGLRIKEMPRSRDKSFCCGGGGGHMFYEIKRGQRIARLRAQEAAETLKSLGDGRPSVVAVACPYCNTMFRGEAEDFGFEVRDIAEILGEAVKESSGEESS, encoded by the coding sequence ATGGCTGGAGAGATAATTATAGAGCACTTTGCAATGGTCGAGGACCTGGAACCGATCGTATACATCGTATCAACTATCACGGTTATAGTCCTACTCTACAGCCTGTGGGAGGCCTACAAGAGGTGGACCTTTGGAGGCGAGAGGATAGAGTATGGCCCCATAGGCCTGAGGATAAAGAATCTACTGAAGTACGCCATATTCCAGTGGAAGGTGGTTCGCCATAGGTTCCCTGGCTTGATCCACCTACTGATATACGGGGGGATGCTGTGGCTCCTCATAGCCACTAGCCTGAGAGCCATAGACCTGCATGTTCACAGGTTCCTAGTGGGAAACATATGGATAGTGTATAAGTTGTTGAATAATATTGCCGGGGTCATGGTCGTTGTAGGAAGTATACTGGCCATGATAAGACGCGCTCTCGGGTTGACGCCCAATCTACCCAAGGACCCGGTATACTACATAGTACATATACTATTCATCATAATAGTTGTGACGGGATTCTTCCTAGACGGGATGTCTGCGGCATACTACAGGCAGTCCTATGAGAAAGCCTGGTTCGACCCGGTGGGATACCTCATATACAAGTGGGCCACTACACTAACGCTGGGAGAACTTAAATCGATTTACAGGCCGCTGTGGCTATTCCACTTCCTAATAGCCCAGTTCAGCCTGGCAATAATCCCCTTCACAAACCTCTGGCACATAGCAGCGGCAACCCTAAACGTGACCCTATCCAGGAAGGAGCCAGCGGCTATGGCTATACGCGCATTCCACGATATAGACGAGAGGATAGAGCAAGAGAAGCCGATAGGGATTGTCAAGCTCAAGGACACTACATGGAAGCAGAGGATGGACTACGATGCATGCACTAGCTGTATGAGGTGCACAAACGCCTGCCCAGCCTACGCCTCCGGAAAAATACTCTCCCCCAGAGACATAATCACACGCATGAGAGACCTCATGTATAACGGGGCATGGGACGAGAACGTATGGTCTGAAGAGGACGGAGAAACCGCTAGCGTGAAGATCAACCCTGAGGCCGTCTGGAGCTGTGTAACCTGTGGAGCCTGCGTCAACGAGTGCCCCGTCCTAATCCACCACGTGGACACGATAATCGACGTGAGACGGGGAATGATGAGCTCCGGGAGCGAACAGATACCCGAGGACGCGTTAAACGCGCTCTACTCGATGCAACAGACCGGCAACCCCTTCGGCTACAACCCGGTTGACCGGGAGGAGTGGATCCAGGAGTTATCCGAGAGGTATGGAGAGGATATAATCGCCGAGCCGGGAGAGGAGTACGATTACCTGTACTGGATAGGCTGCGTTGCGAGCTATGACCCGAGGATAAGGCCGGTGGCAGAGCAGACGATCAGGCTGCTCAAGAAGGCTGGTTACAGGGTCGCGGTCCTCATGGAGGAGGGGTGTTGTGGCGAGCCTGCTAGGAGGATGGGAGAGGAGGCCCTCTTCGTCGAGATTATGAAGATGAACCTGGAGAACCTGTCCCAGTACAAGTTCAAGAAGCTACTAGTCCACTGCCCGCACGGCTACCACGTATTCAAGAACGAATACAAGAAGTACCTCGACTATATTAGGAATAACGAGGAAACCAAGGACTACGCGGACTTCCTAGAGAAACTCGAAGTAGAGCACCACAGCGTAGTACTAGCTAGGCTGCTCAAAGAAGGGAAAATCAAGCCTGAGAAAGAGGTCGAGATAAACGTAACCTTCCACGACCCGTGCTACCTGGGCAGATGGAACGGGCACTATGACGAACCACGCTCGGTGCTACAGAGCATAAAGGGCTTGAGGATAAAGGAGATGCCGCGCTCCAGAGACAAGAGCTTCTGCTGCGGAGGCGGGGGAGGTCACATGTTCTACGAGATCAAACGGGGCCAGAGGATTGCGAGGCTCAGGGCCCAGGAAGCCGCGGAGACCCTCAAGTCCCTCGGAGACGGGAGGCCGAGTGTGGTTGCAGTGGCGTGCCCCTACTGTAACACCATGTTCAGAGGCGAGGCGGAGGACTTCGGGTTCGAGGTGAGGGATATAGCCGAGATACTGGGGGAGGCCGTCAAGGAGTCAAGCGGGGAGGAGTCTTCTTAG
- a CDS encoding DNA-directed DNA polymerase I — protein MARKKTRTLDEFLKNIERKVNSKPLKKPREPRRAPAEPPRRETVEEPSRPGKYTLESFIARPASQTRSLTSVKGYEKRVRDEMRETATERTVRESSTVEAKEEEQVEMKPSNAGVTLPARAGEPLDSGLEVSSFTLNRSPVVEEAYGYLMDVRYDGSIGKAIVFVYDPGEERLVKWIDRSGHRPYFLTDARPEDLGETRPPITSDERVVSIETVTKFHPIKREKVKLTKIVVSDPLAVRGLRERIKEAGFNYWEADIKYHHNYVFDNEIVPGMLYHVSKGFTLEESDPESAAKLVEEVFSDETKEFQELAKNWVPIFEQPPPDIPRIAIDIEVYSPYSGELPDQRTASYPIISIALADNRGMRKVLLLARDDVETGDLTRIKAEVEIFDDERSMILEALRIISNYSVIVTFNGDNFDLPYMYNRLVSLGVYPSLLPFEFKQDYVTFTDNLHVDLHRFFDIRALQVYAFGNKYREKSLDAVAEALLGKKKVALEKPISELSLEELAHYNVRDAELTIELTTYSDNLVWNLIILLMRISKLGLEDVTRTQVSGWIKSLMNWEHRRRNYLIPSRDEIASYANIARTRAIIKDKKYQGAKVLQPPQGVFFNIYVLDFASLYPSIIKNWNLSYETVNNPYCKGEAIEIPDVGHKVCKSIQGISSQIVGLLKDFRVRIYKRRAKDKTLPATERLWYNTVQAAMKVYVNASYGVFGTESFHLYSLAVAESVTAIGRRVLTATEEKARELDLIILYGDTDSVFLWDPPEEKIDMLTRYIKEEFNLDLEKDREFKIGLFSGLKKNYIGITREGSIVIKGMVGKKSNTPEFLKNEFHRAVEMLGELEEPEDVVKVLDKMRAHVSEIYKRLKKHAYTLDELAIRVMLSKDPREYKKNTPQHVKAALLLRKNGIHVARGFIVSFVKTRDSLGVKPVKLAKLSEVDTSKYFDYVKTVFEQMLLALGVRWTALGSASLTDLLASAEG, from the coding sequence GTGGCACGCAAGAAAACCAGAACCCTCGACGAGTTCCTCAAGAACATCGAAAGAAAGGTTAACAGCAAGCCCCTAAAAAAGCCAAGAGAACCCAGGCGAGCCCCCGCGGAGCCGCCTAGGAGGGAAACAGTAGAAGAACCAAGCAGGCCAGGCAAGTACACTCTAGAAAGCTTCATAGCAAGACCCGCCTCCCAAACCAGAAGCCTCACCAGTGTAAAGGGCTACGAGAAACGAGTCCGGGACGAGATGAGGGAGACAGCCACCGAGAGGACCGTGAGGGAGAGTTCCACGGTTGAAGCGAAAGAAGAGGAACAGGTAGAGATGAAACCTAGCAATGCAGGGGTAACGCTGCCGGCACGAGCCGGGGAACCGCTGGACTCCGGGTTGGAGGTTTCTAGTTTCACGCTTAATAGGAGCCCGGTTGTAGAGGAGGCTTATGGTTATCTAATGGACGTTAGGTATGATGGGAGTATAGGTAAGGCGATAGTATTCGTATATGACCCCGGCGAGGAGAGGCTAGTCAAGTGGATAGACAGGTCCGGCCATAGACCCTACTTCCTGACGGATGCTCGTCCAGAGGATCTGGGGGAGACGAGACCCCCTATAACCAGTGATGAGAGGGTTGTCAGTATCGAGACGGTCACCAAGTTCCACCCGATAAAGCGGGAGAAGGTCAAGCTCACGAAGATAGTAGTCTCGGACCCCCTGGCCGTGAGAGGTCTGAGGGAGAGGATTAAGGAGGCTGGCTTCAACTACTGGGAGGCCGATATAAAGTACCACCACAACTATGTCTTCGACAACGAGATAGTGCCCGGCATGCTATACCACGTCTCAAAGGGCTTCACGCTAGAGGAATCAGACCCGGAGAGCGCGGCTAAGCTAGTAGAAGAAGTATTCAGCGACGAGACCAAGGAGTTCCAGGAACTAGCCAAGAACTGGGTTCCAATATTCGAGCAACCCCCACCCGATATACCAAGGATCGCCATAGACATCGAGGTATACTCGCCCTACTCGGGAGAGCTACCAGACCAGAGGACGGCCTCCTATCCAATAATCAGCATAGCACTCGCCGACAACCGCGGTATGAGGAAAGTGCTGCTCCTCGCACGAGACGACGTGGAGACAGGTGACTTGACGAGGATTAAGGCTGAGGTCGAGATATTCGACGACGAGAGGAGCATGATACTGGAGGCCCTACGGATAATATCAAACTACAGCGTCATAGTCACGTTCAACGGGGACAACTTCGACCTACCCTACATGTATAACAGGCTCGTATCCCTCGGCGTCTACCCAAGCCTCCTACCCTTCGAGTTCAAACAGGACTATGTAACGTTCACCGACAACCTGCATGTTGACTTACACAGGTTCTTCGACATAAGAGCGCTACAAGTGTACGCCTTCGGCAACAAGTATAGGGAGAAGAGCCTCGACGCGGTCGCAGAAGCGCTACTCGGCAAGAAGAAAGTCGCCCTAGAGAAGCCGATCTCCGAGTTATCGCTAGAGGAACTGGCCCACTATAACGTACGCGATGCCGAGCTGACAATCGAGCTGACCACGTACTCGGACAACCTGGTGTGGAACCTCATCATCCTACTAATGAGAATAAGCAAGCTAGGCCTCGAAGACGTGACCAGGACGCAGGTATCGGGCTGGATCAAGAGTCTGATGAACTGGGAGCACAGGAGGAGGAACTACCTAATACCCTCGCGGGACGAGATAGCGTCCTACGCCAACATAGCCCGGACCAGGGCTATTATAAAGGACAAGAAATACCAGGGGGCAAAGGTACTCCAGCCACCCCAGGGAGTGTTCTTCAACATATACGTCCTCGACTTCGCGAGCCTGTATCCCTCCATCATAAAGAACTGGAACCTCAGCTACGAGACCGTAAACAACCCCTATTGTAAAGGCGAGGCTATAGAGATCCCGGATGTAGGCCACAAGGTATGCAAATCCATCCAGGGCATCTCAAGCCAGATCGTCGGCCTCCTGAAGGATTTCAGGGTTAGAATCTATAAGAGGAGGGCTAAAGACAAGACGCTGCCAGCAACCGAGAGGCTTTGGTATAATACCGTCCAGGCGGCAATGAAGGTATACGTCAACGCCAGCTACGGGGTATTCGGCACCGAATCCTTCCACCTATACTCCCTGGCTGTAGCTGAGAGCGTGACGGCCATAGGCAGAAGGGTGCTAACCGCTACCGAGGAGAAGGCGAGGGAGCTAGACCTGATAATACTCTACGGCGACACCGACAGCGTCTTCCTATGGGATCCCCCAGAAGAGAAGATAGACATGCTGACCAGGTATATAAAGGAGGAGTTCAACCTCGACCTGGAGAAGGACAGGGAGTTCAAGATAGGCCTCTTCTCGGGGCTAAAGAAGAACTACATAGGCATAACACGGGAGGGCTCCATAGTCATAAAGGGGATGGTCGGGAAAAAGAGCAACACCCCAGAATTCCTCAAAAACGAGTTCCACAGAGCAGTAGAGATGCTAGGAGAGCTAGAGGAGCCGGAAGACGTGGTCAAGGTACTAGACAAGATGAGAGCCCATGTAAGCGAGATCTATAAGAGACTCAAGAAGCACGCGTACACCCTCGACGAGCTAGCCATACGAGTAATGCTATCAAAGGACCCCCGGGAATACAAGAAAAACACCCCGCAGCACGTAAAGGCAGCCCTACTACTAAGGAAGAACGGGATACACGTGGCTAGGGGCTTCATAGTATCCTTCGTCAAGACAAGGGACAGTCTCGGCGTGAAGCCGGTGAAGCTAGCCAAGCTATCCGAGGTCGATACCTCGAAATACTTCGACTACGTGAAGACTGTATTCGAGCAGATGCTACTCGCCCTGGGTGTTAGGTGGACTGCGCTGGGCAGTGCTAGCTTGACGGACCTCCTCGCCTCCGCGGAGGGATGA